From Trichoplusia ni isolate ovarian cell line Hi5 chromosome 8, tn1, whole genome shotgun sequence, one genomic window encodes:
- the LOC113496541 gene encoding lipase member H-like, with translation MKSFLLLFLAIAACAASVLKDPVSGYKDGDRYFYFPGDGDDTLHLVDAEEPVDFEYIERYTRNPDNNGYWLYTSRNPSSAQELKFRDANSVLNSNFDFSKVTVFLAHGWNGHGGNSMNRILIDAFLQNGDVNVIVLDWSKLANRGYTTARSGTAEVGRGLGQFVNWLVQLGFSYERVHLVGFSLGGHLVGNAGRETGSQVQRITALDPAGPLWGWGRDHLAKTDGRYVEVIHTNTGLLGYNDPLGDADFYPNGGSGMPGCWTNACSHSRAYEYMASTVKHNHLHANECATLREATRNNCRGTVYPMGNSDLFKSRSGIFRVNTGRNYPY, from the exons ATGAAGTCCTTTTTGTTGTTATTCCTCGCTATAGCAG CTTGTGCTGCAAGCGTACTTAAAGACCCGGTTTCGGGTTACAAGGATGGCGACAGGTACTTTTATTTTCCGGGAGATGGAGACGACACTTTACACCTTGTAGATGCTGAAGAACCAGTAGACTTCGAATACATTGAGCGATACACCAGGAACCCGGATAACAACGGATACTGGCTTTATACCAG CCGAAACCCATCTTCAGCCCAGGAGTTGAAGTTCCGTGACGCTAATTCAGTTCTGAATTCCAACTTCGACTTCTCAAAAGTAACCGTATTTTTGGCTCACGGATGGAACGGACATGGTGGAAATTCGATGAACAGGATACTAAttgatg cttTTCTTCAAAATGGTGACGTCAACGTCATTGTTCTCGACTGGAGTAAACTCGCCAATAGAGGTTATACAACCGCAAGAAGCGGTACTGCAGAAGTTGGTCGAGGTCTTGGACAATTCGTGAACTGGCTCGTCCAATTGGGATTCTCATACGAAAGAGTCCACTTAGTGGGCTTCAGTCTTGGAGGGCATTTAGTAGGAAACGCTGGCAGGGAAACTGGATCTCAAGTCCAGAGGATCacag CTCTGGACCCTGCTGGACCTCTATGGGGCTGGGGTAGAGACCACCTCGCGAAAACCGATGGCAGATATGTAGAAGTTATCCACACAAACACCGGCCTTCTTGGTTACAACGATCCCTTGGGTGATGCTGACTTTTACCCTAACGGTGGATCTGGAATGCCTGGATGTTGGACTAACGCGTGTTCTCACAGTCGTGCCTACGAGTACATGGCCAGTACAGTCAAACACAACCACCTTCACGCCAATGAATGCGCCACTCTTAGAGAAGCTACTCGCAATAATTGCAGGGGTACTGTTTACCCTATGGGTAACAGCGATCTCTTCAAATCCAG ATCTGGTATCTTCAGAGTAAACACCGGCAGAAATTATCCCTactaa
- the LOC113496599 gene encoding pancreatic lipase-related protein 2-like, protein MKTLVVLAVLVASCAGGAIPLVPGDNSHYVEGESRYIWMPDGEGNPKLVDLHEPVDEAFLNSKNGANNQYWLFTRSNQNNHQLLINGNIQSVRNSNYDGSRHLKVIVHGWNNNGNTAMNSLIRSAFLAVQNVNVIVVDWRALANSNYVTAAAGVPSAGQHLGNFLVWLINNAGGNFNNVHLIGFSLGAHFVGSAGRQAGGRFGRITGLDPAGPGWTSNSNSLSSNAAAYVEAIHTDGGLLGIFNRVGNTDFYPNGGRSPQPGCGGSTCSHGRSTELFASSVRTNHFVGRLCSNLNQAQNNQCTGGSLNMGNGIISKRGNGIYGLRTGSNWPF, encoded by the exons atgaagACTCTGGTAGTACTAGCAGTTTTGGTTGCAT CCTGTGCCGGTGGTGCCATACCCCTTGTACCAGGGGACAACAGCCACTATGTAGAAGGCGAGAGCCGCTACATCTGGATGCCCGATGGCGAAGGTAACCCTAAACTGGTTGACCTTCACGAGCCTGTCGATGAAGCTTTTCTGAACAGCAAAAATGGAGCTAACAACCAATACTGGCTATTTACTAG ATCAAACCAGAACAACCACCAACTCTTGATCAATGGTAACATCCAGTCTGTCCGTAACTCTAACTACGATGGCAGCCGTCATTTGAAGGTAATTGTTCACGGATGGAACAACAACGGTAACACCGCCATGAACTCCCTGATCAGATCTGCCTTCCTGGCCGTTCAGAATGTTAATGTTATCGTCGTTGATTGGCGCGCCCTTGCCAATTCTAACTATGTGACCGCTGCTGCCGGAGTCCCCAGTGCCGGCCAACATCTCGGCAACTTCCTTGTATGGCTAATCAACAATGCTGGTGGTAACTTCAACAACGTGCACTTGATAGGATTCAGTTTGGGTGCTCACTTTGTAGGCAGTGCTGGTCGCCAAGCTGGTGGACGTTTCGGCCGTATCACAG GTCTGGACCCCGCTGGCCCTGGCTGGACTTCCAACAGTAACTCTTTGAGCAGTAACGCTGCTGCGTACGTAGAGGCCATCCACACTGACGGAGGTCTTCTCGGAATCTTCAACCGTGTTGGTAACACAGACTTTTACCCCAACGGCGGCAGAAGCCCTCAGCCAGGCTGCGGTGGCAGCACCTGCTCTCACGGCAGGTCTACTGAGTTATTCGCTTCCAGTGTCCGCACCAACCACTTTGTTGGAAGGCTGTGCAGTAATCTCAACCAAGCACAGAACAATCAATGCACCGGGGGATCCCTCAACATGGGCAACGGTATCATTTCAAAGAGAGG AAACGGTATCTACGGTCTCCGTACTGGCAGCAACTGGCCTTTCTAA
- the LOC113496662 gene encoding lipase member H-A-like, protein MKIIVVLAAFVALCSGHALPSVPGDNSHYVEGESRYIWMPDSEGTPVLVDLQEPVDEALLSSRNGANNQYWLYTRQNQNNAQILVHGNANSIWGSNYLGSRPLKVIVHGWNNNGNSPMNPTITAAFLAVQDANVIVVDWRSLANSGYNTAAAGVPGIGQHLGNFLVWLINTAGGNWNNVHLVGFSLGAHVVGNAGRQAGGRPGRVTGLDPAGPLWGNNGNALNRNSGQYVEAIHTDGNILGIMNAIADADFYPNGGKNPQPGCLLSTCSHGRANDLFAATVRHNHLVGRQCANIWEAELTTCSGSSLHMGNGNMSKRGNGIFGLRTGNSFPF, encoded by the exons ATGAAGATTATTGTCGTTTTAGCAGCCTTCGTTGCCT TGTGCTCCGGCCATGCTCTCCCCTCGGTGCCGGGAGACAACAGTCACTACGTGGAGGGTGAGAGCCGCTACATCTGGATGCCGGACAGTGAGGGCACACCAGTGCTGGTGGACCTTCAGGAGCCCGTCGATGAAGCTCTATTGAGTTCCAGAAATGGAGCCAACAACCAATATTGGCTTTATACCAg aCAAAACCAGAACAACGCCCAAATTCTTGTTCACGGAAACGCAAACTCCATCTGGGGCTCCAACTATCTCGGAAGCCGCCCTTTAAAAGTCATCGTTCACGGTTGGAACAACAATGGAAACTCTCCGATGAACCCCACCATCACGGCAGCTTTCCTCGCCGTTCAAGACGCTAACGTCATCGTTGTGGACTGGCGCTCCCTCGCCAACTCAGGGTACAACACTGCTGCTGCCGGCGTCCCTGGTATTGGTCAGCATCTCGGCAACTTCCTCGTGTGGCTTATCAACACCGCTGGAGGCAACTGGAATAACGTTCACTTGGTTGGATTCAGTTTGGGAGCTCATGTTGTTGGTAACGCTGGACGACAAGCTGGCGGTCGACCCGGCCGTGTTACTG GTTTAGACCCCGCTGGTCCTCTGTGGGGTAATAACGGCAACGCTTTGAACAGGAACTCTGGTCAATACGTCGAAGCCATCCACACTGACGGCAACATCCTCGGTATTATGAATGCAATTGCTGACGCTGACTTCTACCCGAACGGTGGTAAAAACCCTCAGCCGGGCTGCTTGCTCAGCACGTGTTCTCATGGGCGTGCAAATGACTTGTTTGCCGCCACTGTTCGCCACAACCACTTAGTGGGGAGACAATGCGCCAACATTTGGGAAGCAGAGCTCACAACTTGTTCAGGATCCTCTCTCCACATGGGCAACGGAAACATGTCCAAACGCGG aAACGGAATCTTCGGACTGAGAACTGGCAACTCTTTTCCCTTCTAA
- the LOC113496623 gene encoding pancreatic triacylglycerol lipase-like isoform X2 — protein MKILLVTAAYIASKSLVYSKIKRYIFCQSNMNNLPVCSGHAFPSVPGDNSHYVEGESRYIWMADGEGKPVLEDLHEPIDEALLTSRNGANNQYWLYTRSNPSNAQILIHGNAKTVWLSDYLGLRPLKVIVHGWKNDGDSAMNPLITSAFLAVLDANVIVVDWRTFANSHYTTASNSVPAVGLALGNFLIWLFNTAGGNWNNVHLVGFSLGAHIVGVAGRHVGGRIARVTGLDPAGPGWADNIHALNRNAGIYVEAIHTDGHILGIFNAVGDADFYPNGGQNPQPGCLFSVCSHGRANLLFAASIRYNHLVGRLCSNLSTAELSTCSGHTFNMGNSIIFKQGSGIYGLRTKNTWPF, from the exons ATGAAGATTTTACTAGTAACAGCAGCCTACATAGCAAGTAAGAGTTTGGTTTATTCAAAAATCAAGAGATATATTTTCTGTCAATCAAATATGAACAACCTTCCAGTGTGCTCCGGCCATGCTTTTCCTTCGGTGCCGGGAGACAACAGTCACTACGTAGAGGGTGAGAGCCGCTACATCTGGATGGCAGACGGTGAAGGCAAGCCAGTGCTGGAGGACCTTCACGAGCCCATCGATGAAGCTTTACTAACTTCCAGAAATGGGGCCAATAACCAGTATTGGCTTTACACCAG GTCGAACCCGAGCAATGCTCAAATACTAATTCATGGAAATGCCaaaactgtctggctatcagaCTATCTCGGGTTACGTCCATTAAAAGTCATTGTTCATGGATGGAAAAATGATGGAGACTCAGCGATGAATCCTCTCATCACATCGGCTTTCCTTGCCGTACTAGATGCCAACGTCATCGTAGTGGACTGGCGCACTTTCGCCAACTCACACTACACTACCGCTTCCAACAGCGTCCCTGCAGTTGGCCTGGCTCTTGGAAATTTTCTTATCTGGCTCTTTAACACTGCTGGTGGCAACTGGAACAACGTGCATCTAGTTGGCTTCAGTTTAGGAGCTCATATTGTAGGAGTCGCTGGACGCCATGTAGGTGGACGTATTGCTCGTGTTACCG GTTTGGATCCAGCAGGTCCTGGGTGGGCCGATAACATCCATGCGCTAAACAGAAACGCTGGTATATACGTCGAGGCTATCCATACTGACGGCCATATCCTTGGTATATTCAACGCCGTTGGCGATGCTGATTTCTATCCCAACGGCGGTCAAAACCCTCAACCTGGTTGCCTGTTCAGTGTGTGTTCGCATGGACGAGCGAATCTTTTGTTTGCAGCAAGTATTCGTTATAATCACCTCGTTGGACGACTGTGCTCAAATCTTTCGACCGCTGAGCTCTCAACCTGCTCAGGACATACCTTCAATATGGGGAACTCTATTATCTTCAAGCAAgg AAGCGGTATTTACGGTCTTCGTACTAAGAATACTTGGCCTTTCTGA
- the LOC113496623 gene encoding pancreatic triacylglycerol lipase-like isoform X1, protein MKILLVTAAYIASKSLVYSKIKRYIFCQSNMNNLPVCSGHAFPSVPGDNSHYVEGESRYIWMADGEGKPVLEDLHEPIDEALLTSRNGANNQYWLYTRSNPSNAQILIHGNAKTVWLSDYLGLRPLKVIVHGWKNDGDSAMNPLITSAFLAVLDANVIVVDWRTFANSHYTTASNSVPAVGLALGNFLIWLFNTAGGNWNNVHLVGFSLGAHIVGVAGRHVGGRIARVTGLDPAGPGWADNIHALNRNAGIYVEAIHTDGHILGIFNAVGDADFYPNGGQNPQPGCLFSVCSHGRANLLFAASIRYNHLVGRLCSNLSTAELSTCSGHTFNMGNSIIFKQGYVFFVHLISILPLFFDKRSLAVITVFLYFEQCFYFSLNSYN, encoded by the exons ATGAAGATTTTACTAGTAACAGCAGCCTACATAGCAAGTAAGAGTTTGGTTTATTCAAAAATCAAGAGATATATTTTCTGTCAATCAAATATGAACAACCTTCCAGTGTGCTCCGGCCATGCTTTTCCTTCGGTGCCGGGAGACAACAGTCACTACGTAGAGGGTGAGAGCCGCTACATCTGGATGGCAGACGGTGAAGGCAAGCCAGTGCTGGAGGACCTTCACGAGCCCATCGATGAAGCTTTACTAACTTCCAGAAATGGGGCCAATAACCAGTATTGGCTTTACACCAG GTCGAACCCGAGCAATGCTCAAATACTAATTCATGGAAATGCCaaaactgtctggctatcagaCTATCTCGGGTTACGTCCATTAAAAGTCATTGTTCATGGATGGAAAAATGATGGAGACTCAGCGATGAATCCTCTCATCACATCGGCTTTCCTTGCCGTACTAGATGCCAACGTCATCGTAGTGGACTGGCGCACTTTCGCCAACTCACACTACACTACCGCTTCCAACAGCGTCCCTGCAGTTGGCCTGGCTCTTGGAAATTTTCTTATCTGGCTCTTTAACACTGCTGGTGGCAACTGGAACAACGTGCATCTAGTTGGCTTCAGTTTAGGAGCTCATATTGTAGGAGTCGCTGGACGCCATGTAGGTGGACGTATTGCTCGTGTTACCG GTTTGGATCCAGCAGGTCCTGGGTGGGCCGATAACATCCATGCGCTAAACAGAAACGCTGGTATATACGTCGAGGCTATCCATACTGACGGCCATATCCTTGGTATATTCAACGCCGTTGGCGATGCTGATTTCTATCCCAACGGCGGTCAAAACCCTCAACCTGGTTGCCTGTTCAGTGTGTGTTCGCATGGACGAGCGAATCTTTTGTTTGCAGCAAGTATTCGTTATAATCACCTCGTTGGACGACTGTGCTCAAATCTTTCGACCGCTGAGCTCTCAACCTGCTCAGGACATACCTTCAATATGGGGAACTCTATTATCTTCAAGCAAgggtatgttttttttgttcatttaatatCAATACTGCCTTTATTTTTTGACAAGCGCTCCTTAGCTGTAATTACAGTGTTTCTGTACTTTGAGCAATGCTTTTATTTCTCGTTGAATTCTTATAACTAA
- the LOC113496659 gene encoding pancreatic triacylglycerol lipase-like yields MKVVIALAAFVALCSGHALPSVPVDNRHYVEGESRYIWMPDSEGTPVLVDLQEPVDEAVVNSRNGANNQYWLFTRQNQNNAQILINGNINSVRNSNYASNKPLKVIVHGWNSNGGSSVNTGITSAFLAVQDVNVIVVDWRGLAGSSYTSAANGVPSVGQHLGNFLVWLINNAGGNWNNVHLAGHSLGAHIVGVAGRQAGGRPSRVTGLDPAGPGWGSNSNALNRNSGRFVEAIHTDGNILGLMAAIADADFYPNGGRHPQPGCSLSTCSHSRAHELFASTIRHNRFTGRQCSNLNQAQQSNCSGSSLNMGNAVINKSGNGIFGLTTGSSWPF; encoded by the exons ATGAAAGTGGTTATCGCTTTAGCTGCATTCGTAgcat TGTGCTCCGGCCATGCGCTCCCCTCTGTGCCTGTAGACAACAGACACTACGTGGAGGGTGAGAGCCGCTACATCTGGATGCCGGACAGTGAGGGCACACCAGTGCTGGTGGACCTTCAGGAGCCCGTCGATGAAGCTGTAGTGAATTCCAGGAATGGAGCCAACAACCAATATTGGCTTTTCACTAG GCAAAACCAAAATAATGCCCAAATTCTTATAAACGGAAACATCAACTCCGTACGGAACTCCAATTACGCGTCAAACAAGCCTCTGAAGGTCATCGTCCACGGATGGAACAGCAATGGGGGTTCCTCTGTGAATACCGGAATCACGTCGGCTTTCCTCGCTGTTCAAGACGTCAACGTCATCGTAGTGGACTGGCGCGGTCTCGCTGGCTCCAGCTACACCTCTGCAGCTAACGGTGTTCCAAGTGTTGGCCAACATCTTGGAAACTTCCTTGTATGGCTCATCAACAACGCTGGAGGCAACTGGAACAACGTGCATTTAGCTGGTCACAGTTTAGGTGCTCATATTGTTGGAGTTGCTGGTCGTCAAGCTGGTGGCAGGCCGTCCCGCGTTACTG GTTTAGACCCCGCTGGACCTGGCTGGGGTAGTAACAGCAACGCGTTGAACAGGAACTCTGGCCGGTTCGTCGAAGCCATCCACACTGACGGCAACATCCTCGGTCTCATGGCCGCGATTGCTGACGCTGACTTCTACCCCAACGGTGGTAGACACCCTCAACCTGGCTGCTCACTTAGTACTTGTTCTCACAGTCGCGCTCACGAATTATTCGCCTCCACTATCCGCCACAACCGCTTCACAGGAAGACAATGCTCAAACCTAAATCAAGCTCAGCAGTCTAACTGTTCAGGATCTAGCTTGAACATGGGTAATGCTGTCATCAACAAATCAGG aaaTGGCATCTTCGGCCTCACTACTGGAAGCTCTTGGCCTTTCTAA